The genomic segment CCGCCGTCCGCAGAGATCATGAAGGCCGCGGCTCCGGGCGGGGCCGCCGACAGCGGTTCGACCGTGTCGGCTTCCAACAGGTTGATCGACGAAAACATATCCGTGATGTCGCCCTCCGTCAGTCCGCCGCCGGCAAATCCGGGCCCCTGCCGCCGCACCTGCAGGCTCTGCTCGTCGCGGCTCCACGTCACGGCGGTGAGGTTTTGGGCGTCGTAGGGCAGCACGCGTCTGGTCACGAGGGAGATCGGGGTCGGCGTGAGCCGCCCGACGAGGCCGGCATCCATCTGGAGGACGGTCGGGGCGGCAGCCTGCCCCGCGCCAGACGGGGCCTGCCCCGCGCCAGACGGGGCGACCATGGCGTACGTCACCCTGCCCCGGGCGGCGAAGAGAAATCGCAGCGGCGACGGACGGTTCTTGAGCGTCAGCTCCACGGTCACCGTCGGGTGGTCGAGTCCATAGGGAGCGAGGTCCGTCACCCCGTCGTGGAACGCCTTGGCGTCGGTCGTGGTGATCGGGAAGAACAAGTCGGTGACCTTGAAATCGTCGGCCGGCCACGGGTGCGCGCCCTGCAGGCGCCACCGGTCCGGCCCGACGCGATCCACCGCCAGCGTGCCGGACGCCGACGCCACGCGCACGCGCTGCACGTCCGCGTTCGTGAAGTCCGCGAGCGTCTTCTGCCGCAGATCGGCCGCCGTCTTCGCGAGCGCGTCGCGGGCGGACGTATCGATGAGGTACACGGCGTCCCCGGGAACGGTCCGGGCGTACATTCCCGCCGACACGGGCGACCCCTTGCCGAGATCGACCGCCACCGTTTTCCCGTCCGCGGTGCGCAGCGTGAGCTCCGTGGCCGGCGCGGCGAGGCCGTAGGCGGCAAGATCCGTCGCCTTATCCGCCGCCGTCCGCTGTGCGACGATGCCGAGGGCGGCGTCGAGCAGATCCGAGACTGCAAACGAGGACGCCGGCGCGCGGAACGGCCGGGTCACGGTCCAGTGCGTCGCATCGACCCGCGCCAATTCGACGGTCTCTTTGCCGTTCCGAAGCGCGATTTGGGTGACGCCGGCTTTGGTGACGTGCACCAGATGCCGGGCCTCTTCCGCCCGCTGCGCCTGCGGGCGATCGACCGCCAGAATGTAGGCGGCGACGAGCGCAACGACCAGGGCGAGGGCGATCGTGACGCGCGGGTTCACAGACTGCGCCTGCGGAAGTAGACCGATCCGCCGAGAATCAGCAGCGCAAGAGGCAGCGCGATCACGCTGCCGAGAAACAGGTAGCGGCCCTGCTGCCCCGAGATGATGAAGGGGTCGAACGGCGACACCCGCGGCGCGATACTGACGAGGTTGCCGGACTGGGTCAGCCAGGCCACGGTGCTCGTGAACAGGTCGCGGTTGCCGACCAGCCCGACGTAGCTGTTCCGGACAAACGCGCTGTTGCCGAAGAGGACGGCGGATCCCTTCGCTGCCCCGCCCCCCGCCGGGGGCCCGCCCGCGCCCGCGGGTGAAGAAGGAGGCTTCGTGCCCGCGGACGGCGCGGCGGCCCGCGGAACCGTGGGCGTAACGGCCGTCGGAGCCGGCGTCCCGGCGGCCGGTGTCACCTCCACGCCGAGCACCGACGCGCCCTTGCGGTCCACGCCGGCCTGAAACCCGATGTCCTTGGCGTCGAGGTTGGTCTTCACGTAGCTGGCGTCCGAGCTCTTGACGATCGGGGTCAGCGTGACGTCTTTGGCCTTGAGATCGGGGACGAGCGGAGTCGACACCGGGAACGCCGTCGCGAGGTTGAAGTTTTGCGTGATGTCGCTGAAAGGGTACTGCGTCACAATCGGCACGGCCGGATTCGCGCCGAGGAGCCGCGAGACCGGATCAACCACCAGACCGCCGGGGGCGGCAACGTGAAACTCCCGCCCGAGCCACGCGCGGGCCCCGGGCGGAGTCTGCGGATCGACCAGTACGAGCAGGCGCCCGCCGTCCCGGTAGTAGGCGTCGAGGGCGTCGAGGACCTGCGGCGGCAGTTCGCGGGAGGGCGACGCGAGGACGACGGCCGAGGCGTCGGCCGGCACCCGTCCCTCTTTGATGAGGAACAGGCTCTTCACGTCGAACCCCTTGCCGGTGAGCGTCTGCTTCGCCGTGCCCATCCCGTCCCGGGTGAAGTCGTCCGGCGCGGCCTCGCCCTCGCCCTGGATCACGTAGACGGTCTTCTTGCCGGTCTCGAGCACGTGCAGAAGGCCGTTCGTCAACGCGTCCTCGGTCGCGTCGTCGACCGTGTAGGTCGCGGCGCCCCGCCGGAGAACGATCTGGCCGTATGAGGTGATCTTGTACCGCTGGGCTTCCGTGGGGTT from the bacterium genome contains:
- a CDS encoding DUF4340 domain-containing protein, which produces MNPRVTIALALVVALVAAYILAVDRPQAQRAEEARHLVHVTKAGVTQIALRNGKETVELARVDATHWTVTRPFRAPASSFAVSDLLDAALGIVAQRTAADKATDLAAYGLAAPATELTLRTADGKTVAVDLGKGSPVSAGMYARTVPGDAVYLIDTSARDALAKTAADLRQKTLADFTNADVQRVRVASASGTLAVDRVGPDRWRLQGAHPWPADDFKVTDLFFPITTTDAKAFHDGVTDLAPYGLDHPTVTVELTLKNRPSPLRFLFAARGRVTYAMVAPSGAGQAPSGAGQAAAPTVLQMDAGLVGRLTPTPISLVTRRVLPYDAQNLTAVTWSRDEQSLQVRRQGPGFAGGGLTEGDITDMFSSINLLEADTVEPLSAAPPGAAAFMISADGGEGARFRVAVYHRPGGWLATDAALGLQYKISANAFDSFPKPIVAFLGIPRRGPAAAPRGPVTPTAPNPVTPTAPAKPPTP
- a CDS encoding Gldg family protein, whose amino-acid sequence is MIRRNRLLTANALISALLVAALLVGLNYLGVEHHVRSDLTATREHSLSPQTLKVLKTLPGPVEAVAFPSSDPNNDQRGRYRDVLGTYQYYSKNFQYRLVDPDRNPTEAQRYKITSYGQIVLRRGAATYTVDDATEDALTNGLLHVLETGKKTVYVIQGEGEAAPDDFTRDGMGTAKQTLTGKGFDVKSLFLIKEGRVPADASAVVLASPSRELPPQVLDALDAYYRDGGRLLVLVDPQTPPGARAWLGREFHVAAPGGLVVDPVSRLLGANPAVPIVTQYPFSDITQNFNLATAFPVSTPLVPDLKAKDVTLTPIVKSSDASYVKTNLDAKDIGFQAGVDRKGASVLGVEVTPAAGTPAPTAVTPTVPRAAAPSAGTKPPSSPAGAGGPPAGGGAAKGSAVLFGNSAFVRNSYVGLVGNRDLFTSTVAWLTQSGNLVSIAPRVSPFDPFIISGQQGRYLFLGSVIALPLALLILGGSVYFRRRSL